The Danio rerio strain Tuebingen ecotype United States chromosome 1, GRCz12tu, whole genome shotgun sequence genome includes a region encoding these proteins:
- the LOC137495813 gene encoding uncharacterized protein — protein MTLATCFASQMEKNKSTVFFNRVKTITTDFVNNNHQSDTMASRTPPVVMRSPTENPEKGRKGNKASAFLKRAWKAVKRPFLSSDRSRVVVPFEPRSDIDDFEHLPVPGPSRIVVAHADPEPVWLPGQVCEDPQLLSIPGPSRIIADAARPESSTALTGHVDPELMRPPVQVCDRLESLAVPGTSRIKPTTIADHVDSEQMRPPVQICEDSQPLSVPGPSRIKQAADVLKADPARPESSTALTGHVDTELVCLPGQICKDPRLISVHGLSNVNTMTDADSACPESPPSVQDPSKIDGTDEKPKKERKGKRVSAFFKRAWKAAKFPLLFCGTDKVQHLMLLPEPELEAEAKLEPEPEQKSKSEPEPEPEPQPHLEPKPEPNPEPEPEDEADPEAVPVKVTPGYAEPADPESVCLPGQVPEEPNEGYGLTLGSVVADFEVKDMIGKGGFGQVYVASRVSSEKEKVALKYIIKRRQDRYLNIDGHSKPMLAEVAIMLRLMKAPQCPNIIRLHDWIENESDCTLILEYPESCQTLDRYITDTLDMNENKARRLMRQLVQAVRFCVERGVFHGDIHARNILVTTPRLELKLIDFGCAWPVTRMPFYSWKYQGARCYTPPEILRHPKFFPSMANIWAIGIVLYEIMHGRLPFYDRQSIMVGDLHLNPTLSSACQDLISKCLIRNPVRRILLHQVEEHQWFNATSPNAVQQ, from the exons atgactTTAGCGACTTGTTTTGCGTctcaaatggaaaaaaataagtcAACTGTGTTTTTTAATCGAGTTAAAACGATCACGACTGACTTTGTCAACAATAATCATCAGAGTGACACGATGGCTTCTCGTACACCTCCTGTCGTGATGAGAAGCCCAACAG AAAACCCAGAGAAAGGAAGGAAAGGGAATAAAGCCTCTGCTTTCTTGAAGAGAGCATGGAAGGCTGTAAAGCGCCCTTTCCTTTCCTCTGACCGGAGCAGAGTGGTGGTTCCCTTTGAACCACGGTCAGATATCGACGATTTTGAGCACCTGCCTGTTCCAGGTCCCTCCAGGATCGTCGTAGCACATGCAGACCCTGAGCCGGTGTGGCTGCCAGGCCAGGTCTGTGAAGATCCTCAGCTGTTGAGTATTCCGGGCCCCTCCAGGATCATTGCAGATGCGGCCCGTCCTGAGTCCTCAACGGCCCTCACAGGTCATGTTGACCCTGAGCTgatgcgtccgccagtccaggtctgCGATCGTCTCGAGTCGTTAGCTGTTCCAGGAACATCCAGGATCAAGCCAACGACCATCGCAGATCATGTTGACTCTGAgcagatgcgtccgccagtccagATCTGTGAAGATTCtcagccgttgagtgttccgggcccctcCAGGATCAAGCAAGCAGCAGATGTGCTGAAAGCAGACCCGGCCCGTCCTGAGTCCTCAACAGCCCTCACAGGTCATGTTGATACTGAGCTGGTCTGTCTGCCAGGCCAGATCTGTAAAGATCCTCGGCTGATCAGTGTCCATGGCCTCTCCAATGTTAACACAATGACGGATGCAGATTCGGCTTGTCCTGAGTCGCCTCCGTCTGTTCAAGACCCCTCTAAAATTGATGGGACTGATG aaaaacccaagaaagaaaggaaagggaaaagagtctctgctttctttaagagagCATGGAAGGCTGCAAAGTTCCCTTTACTGTTCTGTGGCACAGATAAAGTCCAGCATCTCATGCTACTACCTGAGCCCGAGCTTGAGGCTGAGGCTAAGCTTGAGCCAGAGCCAGAGCAAAAGTCCAAGTCCGAGCCCGAGCCCGAGCCCGAGCCCCAGCCCCATCTAGAGCCAAAGCCAGAGCCCAACCCTGAGCCAGAGCCGGAGGATGAAGCAGATCCTGAGGCAGTGCCTGTTAAAGTTACGCCTGGATATGCAGAACCAGCTGACCCTGAGTCAGTGTGTCTGCCAGGCCAGGTTCCTGAGGAACCGAACGAGGGTTATGGGCTCACTCTTG GATCTGTGGTGGCTGATTTTGAAGTAAAAGACATGATCGGAAAAGGAGGTTTTGGCCAGGTGTATGTGGCGTCTCGCGTATCAAGTGAAAAAGAAAAG GTTGCCCTGAAGTACATCATCAAGCGTAGACAGGACCGTTATCTCAACATT GATGGTCATTCCAAACCTATGCTGGCAGAAGTGGCAATCATGCTTAGGTTGATGAAAGCTCCGCAATGTCCAAACATCATCAGATTACATGACTGGATTGAGAATGAGAGCGACTGCACTCTCATTCTGGAGTACCCAGAGTCATGCCAGACCTTGGATCGCTACATCACAGATACATTGGAcatgaatgaaaacaaagcacGCCGGTTAATGCGTCAGTTGGTCCAAGCTGTCAGGTTCTGCGTTGAGCGTGGAGTTTTCCATGGTGATATACACGCGCGGAACATCCTGGTGACGACACCCCGATTAGAGCTCAAATTGATCGACTTCGGTTGTGCTTGGCCAGTTACACGTATGCCTTTCTACAGCTGGAAATATCAAG GAGCTAGATGTTACACGCCACCTGAGATTTTAAGGCATCCCAAATTCTTCCCTAGCATGGCAAATATCTGGGCGATAGGCATCGTGCTGTATGAAATAATGCATGGACGGTTGCCCTTTTACGACAGACAATCGATAATGGTTGGAGACCTTCACCTAAACCCCACCTTATCTTCAG CATGCCAGGACCTGATTTCCAAGTGTTTGATCCGCAATCCAGTTAGGCGAATACTGTTACATCAGGTTGAAGAGCACCAGTGGTTCAATGCAACGAGCCCAAATGCTGTGCAGCAGTGA